A window from Streptomyces sp. NBC_00335 encodes these proteins:
- the rpsB gene encoding 30S ribosomal protein S2: MAVVTMRELLESGVHFGHQTRRWNPKMKRFIFTERNGIYIIDLLQSLSYIDRAYEFVKETVAHGGSIMFVGTKKQAQEAIAEQATRVGMPYVNQRWLGGMLTNFSTVYKRLQRLKELEAIDFEDVAASGLTKKELLVLSREKIKLEKTLGGIREMSKVPSAVWIVDTKKEHIAVGEARKLHIPVVAILDTNCDPDEVDYKIPGNDDAIRSVTLLTRVIADAVAEGLIARSGAATGDSKPGEKAAAEPLAEWERDLLEGDKKADDAEAAPAAEAVVDAPAVEAEAAPAAEAEVVAEAVVEAPAADAEQA, from the coding sequence ATGGCCGTCGTAACGATGCGGGAGCTGCTGGAAAGCGGCGTCCACTTCGGTCACCAGACCCGCCGTTGGAACCCGAAGATGAAGCGCTTCATCTTCACGGAGCGCAACGGCATCTACATCATCGACCTGCTGCAGTCGCTGTCGTACATCGACCGCGCCTACGAGTTCGTGAAGGAGACCGTCGCCCACGGCGGTTCCATCATGTTCGTCGGTACCAAGAAGCAGGCCCAGGAGGCCATCGCCGAGCAGGCGACGCGCGTTGGTATGCCCTACGTCAACCAGCGGTGGCTGGGTGGCATGCTCACCAACTTCTCCACCGTCTACAAGCGCCTTCAGCGTCTGAAGGAGCTTGAGGCGATCGACTTCGAGGACGTCGCCGCCTCGGGTCTCACCAAGAAGGAGCTCCTGGTCCTCTCTCGCGAGAAGATCAAGCTGGAGAAGACCCTCGGTGGTATCCGCGAGATGTCGAAGGTCCCCAGCGCCGTCTGGATCGTCGACACCAAGAAGGAGCACATCGCCGTCGGTGAGGCGCGCAAGCTCCACATCCCGGTCGTCGCGATCCTCGACACCAACTGCGACCCCGACGAGGTCGACTACAAGATCCCGGGCAACGACGACGCGATCCGCTCCGTCACCCTGCTCACCCGCGTGATCGCCGACGCCGTCGCCGAGGGCCTCATCGCCCGTTCCGGTGCCGCCACTGGCGACTCGAAGCCGGGCGAGAAGGCCGCCGCCGAGCCGCTCGCCGAGTGGGAGCGCGACCTGCTCGAGGGTGACAAGAAGGCCGACGACGCCGAGGCCGCTCCGGCCGCCGAGGCTGTTGTCGACGCCCCCGCCGTCGAGGCCGAGGCTGCTCCGGCCGCCGAGGCCGAGGTTGTCGCCGAGGCCGTCGTCGAGGCTCCGGCCGCCGACGCCGAGCAGGCCTGA
- a CDS encoding M23 family metallopeptidase, which produces MTKLLLTLLLALGLTLTPAPTKPGSPGPAPGGRPLPSPLTVIRWWDPPPTPYAAGHRGVDLAAPVGTELRAVGPGRVHFAGPVAGRGVLSLTLPNGLRTTYEPVRPLVAQGAEVTTGQVVALLTDGPHCPRSCLHWGLLHQETYLNPLKLLPHPTPRLLPLPHPSFQPPGA; this is translated from the coding sequence ATGACGAAGCTGCTGCTCACCCTGCTCCTGGCCCTGGGCCTGACCCTGACCCCGGCTCCGACGAAGCCCGGGTCGCCGGGGCCGGCCCCGGGCGGACGCCCGCTCCCGTCCCCCCTGACGGTGATCCGCTGGTGGGACCCGCCCCCGACCCCGTACGCGGCGGGCCACCGCGGGGTGGACCTGGCGGCCCCGGTGGGCACGGAGCTCCGCGCGGTCGGTCCGGGCCGGGTCCACTTCGCCGGCCCGGTCGCGGGCCGCGGGGTCCTCTCGCTGACCCTCCCGAACGGCCTGCGCACGACGTACGAACCGGTCCGCCCCCTGGTGGCACAGGGCGCCGAGGTCACGACGGGCCAGGTGGTGGCCCTCCTCACGGACGGCCCCCACTGCCCCCGCTCATGCCTCCACTGGGGCCTCCTCCACCAGGAGACCTACCTCAACCCCCTGAAACTCCTCCCCCACCCAACCCCCCGCCTACTCCCCCTGCCCCACCCGAGCTTTCAGCCGCCGGGCGCTTGA
- a CDS encoding TetR/AcrR family transcriptional regulator, with protein MAEHRSMQRGALLDAARSLLSEGGTEALTFPALAERTGLARSSVYEYFRSRAAVVEELCAVDFPVWAAEIEAAMSEAEAPEAKIEAYVRCQLGLVGDKRHRAVVAISASELDAGAREKIRAAHGSLIAMIVEALGALGQAEPRLAAMLLQGVVDAAVRRIEGGAGEDPGVVTDAAVAMALRGVGG; from the coding sequence GTGGCCGAGCACCGGTCGATGCAGCGCGGCGCCCTGTTGGACGCCGCGCGTTCCCTGCTGTCCGAAGGGGGGACGGAAGCGCTGACCTTCCCCGCCCTCGCCGAGCGCACCGGCCTCGCCCGGTCCTCCGTGTACGAGTACTTCCGATCCCGCGCGGCCGTCGTCGAAGAGCTGTGCGCGGTGGACTTCCCCGTGTGGGCGGCCGAGATCGAGGCGGCCATGTCCGAGGCGGAGGCGCCGGAGGCGAAGATCGAGGCGTACGTGCGCTGCCAGCTGGGGCTGGTGGGGGACAAGCGGCACCGGGCGGTGGTGGCGATCTCGGCGAGCGAGCTGGACGCCGGGGCGCGGGAGAAGATCCGTGCGGCGCACGGGAGCCTGATCGCGATGATCGTGGAGGCGTTGGGCGCGCTGGGGCAGGCGGAGCCGAGGCTGGCCGCGATGCTGCTTCAGGGTGTGGTGGACGCCGCCGTCCGGCGGATCGAGGGTGGCGCGGGGGAGGATCCCGGCGTTGTCACGGATGCGGCGGTGGCGATGGCGCTGCGGGGCGTCGGGGGCTGA
- the whiG gene encoding RNA polymerase sigma factor WhiG — protein sequence MPQHTSGSDRAAVPPAARGSERSTAPSSLEVLWRSYKDSGDERLREQLILHYSPLVKYVAGRVSVGLPPNVEQADFVSSGVFGLIDAIEKFDIERSIKFETYAITRIRGAMIDELRALDWIPRSVRQKARAVERAYATLEAQLRRTPTEHEVAGEMGIGVEDLHAVFSQLSLANVVALEELLHVGGEGDRLSLMDTLEDTAADNPVEVAEDRELRRLLARAINTLPEREKTVVTLYYYEGLTLAEIGNVLGVTESRVSQIHTKSVLQLRAKLADVGR from the coding sequence ATGCCCCAGCACACCTCAGGGTCCGACCGCGCTGCGGTGCCCCCCGCTGCGCGCGGCAGCGAGCGGTCCACCGCGCCCTCGTCCCTGGAGGTGCTGTGGCGCTCGTACAAGGACTCGGGTGACGAGCGGCTGCGGGAGCAGCTGATCCTGCATTACTCGCCCCTCGTGAAGTACGTGGCGGGCCGCGTCAGCGTCGGTCTGCCGCCCAATGTGGAACAGGCCGACTTCGTCTCCTCCGGAGTCTTCGGACTGATCGACGCCATCGAGAAGTTCGACATCGAACGGTCCATCAAGTTCGAGACGTACGCGATCACCCGCATCCGCGGCGCGATGATCGACGAGTTGCGGGCGCTGGACTGGATCCCCCGCTCGGTGCGGCAGAAGGCGCGCGCCGTGGAACGGGCCTACGCCACGCTGGAGGCCCAGCTGCGGCGCACCCCGACCGAGCACGAGGTCGCCGGGGAAATGGGCATCGGCGTGGAGGATCTGCACGCCGTTTTCAGCCAGTTGTCGCTGGCCAACGTGGTCGCCCTGGAAGAGCTGCTGCACGTCGGCGGGGAGGGCGACCGCCTCTCCCTGATGGACACCCTGGAGGACACCGCCGCGGACAACCCGGTGGAGGTCGCCGAGGACCGGGAGTTGCGGCGGCTGCTGGCGCGGGCCATCAACACGCTGCCCGAGCGGGAGAAGACGGTGGTGACCCTCTACTACTACGAGGGCCTCACGCTCGCCGAGATCGGCAACGTCCTCGGGGTCACCGAGAGCCGCGTCAGCCAGATCCACACGAAGTCCGTCCTGCAGCTGCGCGCGAAGCTGGCGGACGTCGGGCGCTGA
- the dprA gene encoding DNA-processing protein DprA has protein sequence MTAATPAPGPGPGSSPAQSPEPEPGAEPGGEVLARAALTRVLEPGEEHGGRWLRAHGAVGLIRLLTGPAPEPGVLAGVGAERLAGYRRRAASADPRRDLAAAAETGGRFVCPGSAEWPSQLDDLGDARPVGLWVRGRPSLRAWALRSVAVVGARACTPYGAHMAQSLAGELAERGWVVVSGAAYGIDGAAHRGALAAGGATAAVLACGVDVPYPRGHAGLLGRIAAQGLVLGELPPGSHPTPSRFVLRNRVIAALTRGTVVVEAAHRSGSLVTARRAQALGRITMGIPGPATSGLSAGVHELLRGEASLVTDAAEVIELVGGMGELAPERRGPVIARDLLGPEAVRVLEALPAGRLADLEELALAAGTGTDEVIGRLYELHSLGFVERQGDGWQLTPKRPGGGA, from the coding sequence ATGACCGCCGCGACGCCGGCCCCGGGACCGGGCCCGGGAAGCAGCCCGGCACAGAGCCCGGAGCCGGAGCCGGGGGCGGAGCCCGGGGGTGAGGTGCTCGCGCGGGCCGCCCTCACCCGGGTCCTGGAGCCCGGGGAGGAGCACGGCGGACGCTGGCTGCGGGCGCACGGGGCCGTCGGGCTGATACGGCTGCTGACCGGGCCCGCGCCGGAGCCCGGGGTGCTGGCCGGGGTCGGCGCCGAGAGGCTCGCCGGATACCGCCGCCGGGCCGCGTCGGCCGACCCCCGGCGGGACCTGGCGGCCGCCGCCGAGACCGGGGGCCGGTTCGTCTGCCCCGGGTCTGCGGAGTGGCCGAGTCAGCTGGACGACCTCGGTGACGCCCGGCCCGTCGGATTGTGGGTGCGGGGCAGGCCGAGCCTGCGGGCCTGGGCCCTGCGCTCCGTGGCGGTGGTGGGGGCCCGCGCGTGCACCCCGTACGGGGCACACATGGCGCAGAGCCTGGCCGGTGAACTCGCCGAGCGCGGGTGGGTGGTGGTCTCCGGCGCCGCCTACGGGATCGACGGCGCCGCCCACCGCGGGGCCCTCGCCGCCGGCGGAGCCACGGCCGCCGTGCTGGCCTGCGGGGTGGACGTGCCCTACCCGCGCGGGCACGCCGGACTGCTCGGGCGGATCGCCGCGCAGGGGCTGGTCCTCGGGGAGCTGCCGCCCGGCAGCCATCCCACGCCGAGCCGTTTCGTCCTGCGCAACCGTGTCATCGCCGCCTTGACCCGGGGCACGGTCGTCGTGGAGGCGGCCCACCGCAGCGGGTCCCTGGTCACCGCCCGGCGGGCCCAGGCGCTGGGGAGGATCACCATGGGCATCCCGGGCCCGGCCACCAGCGGGCTCTCCGCCGGCGTGCACGAACTGCTGCGCGGCGAGGCCTCGCTGGTCACGGACGCGGCGGAGGTCATCGAGCTGGTCGGAGGGATGGGCGAGCTGGCCCCCGAGAGGCGGGGCCCCGTGATCGCCCGGGACCTGCTGGGTCCCGAAGCGGTCCGGGTACTCGAAGCCCTCCCGGCGGGGCGCCTCGCGGACCTGGAGGAGCTGGCCCTCGCTGCGGGCACCGGCACTGATGAAGTCATCGGCAGACTGTACGAACTTCACTCTCTGGGGTTCGTCGAACGGCAGGGCGACGGCTGGCAGTTGACCCCGAAGCGGCCGGGAGGAGGCGCATAA
- a CDS encoding YifB family Mg chelatase-like AAA ATPase: MGFARACSVALVGVDGVVVEVQADLEPGVATFSLVGLPDKTLVESRDRVRAAVVNSGAAWPQKKLTVGLSPASVPKSGAGFDLAVAAAVLGAAEVVDPKVIADLVLIGELGLDGRVRPVRGILPAVLAAAEAGYRQVVVPQQCAAEAMLVPDVSVLGVRSLRQLIAVLTEGEVPEEDPPDPSGRPDPMLAGLVVPGAGLGTGVARDGDGRDVPDLADVAGQYAARRALEVAAAGGHHLFLSGPPGAGKTMMAERIPWIMPPLTRQDSLEVTAVHSVAGILPPGEPLVARPPYCAPHHSATMQSLVGGGAGVARPGAVSLAHRGVLFLDEAAEFSTKALDALRQPLEAGHVVIARAAGVVRLPARFLMVLAANPCPCGRHTLHGTGCDCPASVVRRYQARLSGPLLDRVDLRVEVEPVTRSDLLGRGGRGEATAAVAARVREARERAAVRLDGTPWRLNAEVPGHELRTRWPAAPGALAQAERDLERGLLTARGLDRVLRVAWTVADLRSRDRPDALDVAVALELRTGIARGAAAHLDAAS, encoded by the coding sequence ATGGGGTTCGCACGGGCCTGCTCGGTCGCCCTCGTGGGCGTCGACGGCGTGGTCGTGGAGGTCCAGGCCGACCTGGAGCCCGGGGTCGCCACCTTCTCCCTGGTGGGGCTGCCCGACAAGACCCTGGTCGAGAGCCGGGACCGGGTCAGGGCGGCCGTGGTGAACTCGGGCGCCGCCTGGCCGCAGAAGAAGCTCACCGTCGGCCTCAGCCCGGCGTCCGTCCCGAAGTCGGGCGCGGGCTTCGATCTCGCCGTGGCGGCCGCCGTGCTCGGCGCCGCCGAGGTGGTCGACCCGAAGGTGATCGCCGATCTCGTCCTCATCGGGGAGCTGGGACTGGACGGCCGGGTGCGTCCCGTCCGCGGGATCCTGCCGGCGGTGCTCGCCGCCGCCGAGGCCGGATACCGGCAGGTCGTGGTCCCGCAGCAGTGCGCGGCCGAGGCCATGCTCGTCCCGGACGTCTCGGTGCTCGGGGTGCGCAGCCTGCGGCAGCTGATCGCGGTGCTCACGGAGGGGGAGGTCCCCGAGGAGGATCCGCCGGATCCGTCCGGGCGCCCCGACCCGATGCTCGCGGGGCTGGTCGTCCCCGGCGCCGGACTCGGCACGGGGGTGGCCCGCGACGGTGACGGGCGGGACGTCCCCGACCTCGCCGACGTCGCCGGACAGTACGCGGCGCGCCGGGCCCTGGAGGTGGCCGCCGCCGGGGGCCACCACCTCTTCCTGAGCGGACCGCCGGGCGCGGGCAAGACGATGATGGCCGAGCGGATCCCCTGGATCATGCCCCCGCTCACCCGACAGGACTCCCTGGAGGTCACGGCCGTCCACTCGGTCGCGGGAATCCTGCCCCCGGGCGAACCGCTCGTGGCCCGGCCCCCCTACTGCGCCCCGCACCACTCGGCGACCATGCAGTCGCTCGTCGGGGGCGGAGCTGGTGTGGCCAGGCCCGGAGCGGTGTCCCTGGCCCACAGGGGGGTGCTGTTCCTGGACGAAGCCGCGGAGTTCAGCACCAAGGCCCTCGACGCCCTGAGGCAGCCCCTCGAAGCGGGACACGTGGTCATCGCCCGTGCCGCCGGGGTGGTACGCCTGCCGGCCCGGTTCCTGATGGTGCTGGCCGCCAACCCCTGTCCCTGCGGGCGGCACACCCTGCACGGGACCGGCTGCGACTGCCCGGCCTCGGTGGTCCGCCGCTACCAGGCCCGGCTGTCGGGGCCGCTGCTGGACCGGGTGGACCTGCGCGTGGAGGTCGAGCCGGTCACCCGCTCCGATCTGCTGGGGCGCGGGGGCCGCGGCGAAGCCACGGCGGCGGTGGCCGCGCGGGTCCGGGAGGCCCGGGAGCGGGCGGCTGTCCGGCTCGACGGCACGCCCTGGCGGCTCAACGCGGAGGTCCCGGGCCACGAGCTGCGGACCCGCTGGCCGGCCGCCCCGGGCGCACTGGCCCAGGCCGAGCGGGACCTGGAGCGCGGCCTGCTGACCGCGCGGGGGCTCGACCGGGTGCTCCGGGTCGCCTGGACGGTGGCGGACCTGAGGAGCCGGGACCGCCCCGACGCCCTGGACGTGGCGGTCGCCCTCGAACTGCGCACCGGGATCGCCCGCGGAGCCGCGGCGCACCTGGACGCCGCCTCATGA
- a CDS encoding YraN family protein: MNAKGVAQQALGRYGEDLATRRLTEAGMTVIARNWRCRGGEIDIVARDGDALVVCEVKTRRAGEFEHPMAALRPAKAERLRRLAGRWLADHGGPPTGGVRIDLVGVLLPRRGGPVVEHVRGAA, translated from the coding sequence ATGAACGCGAAGGGCGTGGCACAGCAGGCATTGGGGCGGTACGGCGAGGACCTCGCGACGCGGCGGCTCACCGAAGCCGGGATGACCGTGATCGCGCGGAACTGGCGGTGTCGCGGCGGGGAGATCGACATCGTCGCCCGGGACGGGGACGCCCTCGTCGTGTGCGAGGTCAAGACCCGGCGGGCGGGGGAGTTCGAACATCCCATGGCCGCGCTGCGGCCCGCCAAGGCCGAGCGCTTGCGCAGGCTCGCCGGGCGCTGGCTGGCCGACCACGGGGGACCACCCACGGGCGGGGTCCGCATCGACCTCGTCGGTGTCCTCCTGCCGCGGCGCGGCGGGCCCGTGGTGGAGCACGTCAGGGGGGCGGCCTGA
- a CDS encoding DUF2469 domain-containing protein, with protein MSAEDLEKYETEMELKLYREYRDVVGLFKYVIETERRFYLTNDYEMQVHSVQGEVFFEVSMADAWVWDMYRPARFVKQVRVLTFKDVNIEELNKSDLELPGS; from the coding sequence ATGAGTGCCGAGGACCTCGAGAAGTACGAGACCGAGATGGAGCTGAAGCTCTATCGCGAGTACCGCGACGTCGTCGGGCTGTTCAAGTATGTGATCGAGACCGAACGCCGTTTCTACCTCACCAACGACTACGAGATGCAGGTGCACTCGGTACAGGGGGAGGTCTTTTTCGAGGTCTCGATGGCCGACGCGTGGGTCTGGGACATGTACAGACCGGCTCGGTTCGTGAAGCAGGTGCGGGTGCTGACCTTCAAGGACGTGAACATCGAGGAGCTCAACAAGAGCGATCTCGAACTTCCGGGCAGCTGA
- a CDS encoding NUDIX hydrolase, with translation MSADAPAGPGAGSGPGGPEEREGREAPVAPRKVARVILLDPEDRILLMHGFEPGDPADDWWFTPGGGLEGAETREQAALRELAEETGITDVELGPVLWHRYCSFPFDGRRWEQDEWYFLARTTQTATVLGGLTELERRSVSGTRWWTSEELLAAHETVYPTRLAELLRTLLDDGPPGAPVNLAPEIV, from the coding sequence ATGTCCGCTGACGCCCCGGCGGGGCCGGGGGCCGGCTCGGGGCCGGGAGGGCCGGAGGAGCGGGAAGGGCGGGAAGCGCCGGTCGCGCCGCGCAAGGTGGCACGGGTGATCCTGCTGGACCCCGAGGACCGGATCCTGCTGATGCACGGCTTCGAGCCGGGAGACCCGGCGGACGACTGGTGGTTCACCCCGGGCGGAGGCCTGGAAGGGGCCGAGACCCGGGAACAGGCCGCGCTCCGCGAGCTCGCGGAGGAGACCGGGATCACCGACGTGGAACTGGGGCCGGTGCTGTGGCACCGCTACTGCTCGTTCCCCTTCGACGGGCGCCGCTGGGAGCAGGACGAGTGGTACTTCCTGGCCCGGACGACCCAGACCGCGACCGTGCTGGGAGGCCTCACCGAGCTGGAGCGACGGAGCGTCTCGGGCACCAGGTGGTGGACCTCCGAGGAACTGCTTGCGGCCCATGAGACGGTGTACCCGACCAGACTCGCAGAGCTGCTCCGCACGCTGCTCGACGACGGTCCCCCGGGTGCGCCCGTGAACCTGGCCCCGGAAATCGTTTAG
- the lepB gene encoding signal peptidase I — MGGTQAIRAGDGDGRGALGSMLSGVAVAIGFVLFLGGFVWGAVTYQPYTVPTDSMMPTVKPGDRVLAQRITGGDVRRGDVVIFKDGQWSDSPMVKRVVGVGGDTVKCCGDGGRLTVNGKELDEPYIEAEKLDVAGAPGGSASRTPFEVTVPEGNLFLLGDRRGASLDSRAHLEEAGQGTVARSAVQGRVDALAWPDMAMVERPAAYAALPGGTSGPGPLLLQVFAVVGGAALVVLGAAYGPVVRVLGRGRRRERADVR; from the coding sequence ATGGGCGGAACACAAGCAATACGAGCAGGTGACGGCGATGGCCGCGGTGCTCTCGGCAGCATGCTGTCGGGAGTCGCCGTGGCCATCGGCTTTGTGCTCTTCCTGGGCGGGTTCGTGTGGGGAGCCGTCACGTACCAGCCGTACACGGTGCCGACCGACTCGATGATGCCCACCGTGAAGCCCGGAGACCGCGTGCTGGCGCAGCGGATCACCGGCGGGGACGTGCGCCGCGGGGACGTGGTGATCTTCAAGGACGGGCAGTGGAGCGATTCGCCGATGGTCAAGCGGGTCGTCGGCGTCGGCGGGGACACGGTCAAGTGCTGCGGTGACGGCGGCCGGCTCACCGTCAACGGCAAGGAGCTGGACGAGCCGTACATCGAGGCGGAGAAGCTCGACGTGGCGGGCGCTCCGGGCGGGTCCGCCTCCCGGACGCCGTTCGAGGTGACGGTGCCCGAGGGCAACCTCTTCCTGCTCGGCGACCGGCGCGGAGCCTCGCTGGACTCCCGGGCACACCTGGAGGAGGCCGGACAGGGGACGGTGGCGCGCTCGGCGGTACAGGGCCGCGTCGACGCCCTCGCCTGGCCCGACATGGCGATGGTGGAGCGGCCCGCGGCCTACGCCGCCCTGCCCGGCGGGACCTCGGGGCCGGGGCCGCTGCTGCTCCAGGTGTTCGCGGTGGTGGGCGGAGCCGCCCTGGTGGTGCTCGGAGCCGCGTACGGGCCGGTCGTACGGGTTCTCGGGCGCGGGCGGAGGCGGGAGCGGGCCGATGTCCGCTGA
- the lepB gene encoding signal peptidase I: protein MAVGARSGRDEGGEEPNDSSGPDAVENDGDAQDGAAARSHRSFWKELPLLIGIALLLALLIKTFLVQAFSIPSDSMQNTLQRGDRVLVDKLTPWFGSEPERGEVVVFHDPSNWLSGEPTPDPNIAQKALSWIGLMPSAEEKDLIKRTIAIGGDTVECKKGGPVIVNGKELDEPYIFPGNTPCDDFPFGPLTVPKGKIWVMGDHRQNSQDSRYHQQDPTQGFVPVSDVVGRAVVVAWPITRWSTLPVPDTYDQPGIGTQTKATALGLDAAGLAPVGLGPAALGFAGAVPVVLWRRQRLTAGRTGR from the coding sequence GTGGCGGTTGGTGCACGATCCGGACGCGACGAGGGTGGCGAGGAGCCGAACGACTCCTCCGGGCCCGATGCCGTCGAGAACGACGGCGACGCGCAGGACGGCGCCGCGGCACGCTCGCACCGGTCGTTCTGGAAGGAGCTGCCGCTCCTGATCGGAATCGCCCTGCTGCTCGCCCTACTGATCAAGACCTTCCTGGTGCAGGCGTTCTCGATCCCCTCCGACTCGATGCAGAACACCCTGCAGCGCGGCGACCGGGTGCTCGTGGACAAGCTGACGCCGTGGTTCGGATCGGAGCCCGAGCGCGGTGAGGTCGTCGTCTTCCACGACCCGTCGAACTGGCTGAGCGGGGAGCCCACCCCGGACCCCAACATCGCGCAGAAGGCCCTCAGCTGGATCGGCCTCATGCCGTCCGCCGAGGAGAAGGACCTGATCAAGAGGACGATCGCCATCGGAGGCGACACGGTCGAGTGCAAGAAGGGGGGACCGGTCATCGTCAACGGCAAGGAGCTCGACGAGCCGTACATCTTCCCGGGCAACACCCCGTGCGACGACTTCCCCTTCGGTCCGCTCACCGTGCCCAAGGGCAAGATCTGGGTGATGGGCGACCACCGGCAGAACTCGCAGGACTCCCGTTACCACCAGCAGGACCCCACCCAGGGCTTCGTGCCCGTCAGCGATGTCGTCGGACGCGCCGTGGTGGTCGCCTGGCCGATCACCCGCTGGTCCACCCTGCCGGTCCCGGACACCTACGACCAGCCGGGCATCGGCACGCAGACCAAGGCCACCGCGCTCGGTCTGGACGCCGCCGGGCTGGCTCCGGTCGGGCTCGGCCCCGCGGCCCTCGGGTTCGCCGGCGCGGTGCCGGTCGTGCTGTGGCGCAGGCAGAGGCTGACCGCGGGGCGTACCGGCAGGTAG
- the lepB gene encoding signal peptidase I codes for MGSRGRPRGDRYEGHDDADADPEPERDAPAEPAEPGGRAQRRRLARRVRRRRRTRRAGELPLLVVVALCIALILKTFLVQAFFIPSGSMEQTIRIGDRVLVDKLTPWFGSEVERGDVVVFKDPGGWLGGDSVQPAEDPVGIKQIKQTLTFIGLLPSANEQDLIKRVIGVGGDSVKCCDARGRVSVNGSPLDEPYVNPGNVPSEIRFEVQVPAGRIFVMGDHRANSADSRYHLDEAFHGTIDEKDVVGEAVVIAWPFGHWHRLEQPATFRMVPDQARGGRRAPRRRRGGSPFA; via the coding sequence GTGGGTAGCCGCGGGCGCCCGCGGGGCGACCGGTACGAAGGCCACGATGATGCCGACGCCGACCCGGAGCCGGAGCGGGACGCGCCGGCCGAGCCCGCGGAGCCCGGCGGCCGGGCCCAACGCCGCCGCCTCGCCCGCCGGGTCCGGCGCAGACGGCGTACGCGCCGGGCGGGGGAGCTGCCCCTGCTCGTGGTGGTCGCGCTGTGCATCGCCCTGATCCTCAAGACCTTCCTCGTCCAGGCCTTCTTCATCCCGTCGGGCTCCATGGAGCAGACGATCCGGATCGGCGACCGGGTCCTGGTGGACAAGCTCACCCCGTGGTTCGGCTCCGAGGTCGAGCGCGGGGACGTGGTCGTGTTCAAGGATCCGGGAGGCTGGCTGGGCGGCGACAGCGTCCAGCCCGCCGAGGACCCGGTGGGGATCAAGCAGATCAAGCAGACCCTCACCTTCATCGGCCTGCTGCCCTCGGCGAACGAACAGGACCTGATCAAGAGGGTCATCGGCGTCGGCGGGGACAGCGTGAAGTGCTGCGACGCCCGGGGCCGGGTCAGTGTCAACGGATCGCCGCTCGACGAGCCGTACGTGAACCCGGGCAACGTGCCCTCGGAGATCCGCTTCGAGGTGCAGGTGCCCGCCGGACGGATCTTCGTCATGGGCGACCACCGGGCGAACTCCGCCGACTCCCGCTACCACCTCGACGAGGCCTTCCACGGCACGATCGACGAGAAGGACGTGGTCGGCGAGGCCGTCGTGATCGCCTGGCCCTTCGGTCACTGGCACCGGCTGGAACAGCCCGCCACCTTCCGCATGGTTCCCGACCAGGCGCGCGGCGGTCGCCGCGCGCCCCGTAGGCGCCGGGGCGGCTCCCCATTCGCATAG
- the lepB gene encoding signal peptidase I, whose translation MDTEAPHTQRGHSSPDEGEGRSRFVLSGAGPAPGPGSGDGPGPGHGPGSDPGADPGPGSDSGADPGPDHGTAGWLTWQRAGLLGVACTVFLLLFSNFVLQPFLIPSRSMEPTLAVGDRVLVNKLAYRFGGAPQRGDVVVFDGTGSFVREEPDGNPIGEALHGAASVLGLAEPSDSDFVKRVVGVGGDDVVCDENGRIKVNGVPLDEPYLFPGDSGSKVPFRVVVPLGTLWVMGDHRSQSRDSRDHLGEPGGGMVPVEKVIGRADWIGWPVSRWGDAGSAGGGRG comes from the coding sequence ATGGACACCGAAGCACCTCACACGCAGCGCGGCCACTCTTCCCCCGACGAGGGGGAGGGGAGGTCGCGTTTCGTGCTTTCCGGAGCGGGGCCCGCCCCGGGCCCCGGTTCCGGTGACGGCCCCGGTCCTGGCCACGGTCCCGGTTCCGACCCCGGCGCGGACCCCGGCCCCGGGTCCGACTCCGGCGCGGACCCGGGCCCCGACCACGGCACGGCCGGCTGGCTGACCTGGCAGCGTGCCGGGCTGCTCGGCGTGGCCTGCACCGTCTTCCTGCTGCTGTTCAGCAATTTCGTGCTCCAGCCCTTCCTGATTCCGAGCCGCTCGATGGAGCCCACGCTCGCCGTGGGGGACCGGGTGCTGGTCAACAAGCTGGCGTACCGTTTCGGCGGCGCTCCGCAGCGCGGGGACGTCGTGGTCTTCGACGGCACGGGCTCCTTCGTACGGGAGGAACCGGACGGGAATCCGATCGGCGAGGCCCTGCACGGGGCGGCCTCGGTCCTCGGGCTGGCCGAGCCCTCGGACTCCGATTTCGTGAAGCGGGTCGTGGGCGTCGGCGGCGACGACGTGGTGTGCGACGAGAACGGCCGGATCAAGGTCAACGGGGTGCCGCTCGACGAGCCGTACCTCTTCCCCGGCGACTCGGGATCGAAAGTGCCGTTCCGCGTCGTCGTGCCCCTTGGGACCCTGTGGGTCATGGGTGATCATCGTTCCCAGTCCCGGGACTCCCGGGACCACCTGGGGGAGCCGGGCGGGGGGATGGTGCCGGTGGAGAAGGTGATCGGGCGGGCCGACTGGATCGGCTGGCCGGTGTCGCGCTGGGGCGACGCGGGTTCCGCGGGCGGTGGCCGTGGGTAG